Genomic segment of Bacteroidota bacterium:
ATCCCGCGCAGATCGGTGAATTACTTGATGCAGTTGGTGGAGATGGAACAGGATTTACAGTTACAACAGTTGTTGCATTCGTACTTGTGCATCCTGCAACAGTTACATTCACAGAATATGTTCCGGTTGCTGCAACAGTTGCTCCTGCGATTGAAGGATTTTGCGATGACGATGAAAAACTATTTGGCCCCGTCCACGAATATGTTGCTCCTGCAACTAAACTCGATGTAAGATTTAAAGTTGATCCCGCGCAGATCGGTGAATTACTTGATGCAGTTGGTGGAGATGGAACAGGATTTACAGTTACAACAGTTGTTGCATTGCTGCTCGTGCATCCGGCAACAGTTACATTCACAGAATATGTTCCGCTCGCTGCAACAGTTGCTCCGGCAATAGAAGGATTTTGTGATGACGATGAAAAACTATTCGGACCCGTCCAGGAATAAGTTGCACCTGCAACTAAACTCGATGTAAGATTTAAAGTTGATCCCGCGCAGATCGGTGAATTACTTGATGCAGTTGGCGGAGATGGAACAGGATTTACAGTTACAACAGTTGTTGCATTTGTGCTCGTACATCCATGTTCCGGTTGCTGCAACAGTTGCTCCGGCAATAGAAGGATTTTGCGATGACGATGAAAAACTATTCGGCCCCGTCCACGAATATGTTGCGCCTGCAACTAAACTTGATGTGAGATTTAAAGTTGATCCTGCGCATATAGGTGAATTACTTGATGCGGTTGGTGGTGCGGGAATCGGATTTACAGTTACAACAGTTGTTGCATTCGTACTTGTACAACCTCCAACAGTTACGTTCACAGAATATGTTCCGGTTGCTGCTGTGGTTGCTGAACCGATCGAAGGATTTTGTGATGACGATGAAAAACTATTCGGGCCCGTCCACGAATATGTTGCTCCTGCAACCAAACTCGACGTAAGATTTAAAGTTGATCCCGCGCAGATCGGTGAATTGCTCGATGCAGTTGGCGGAGCCGGAGTTGGATTTACAGTTACAGCAGTTGTTGCATTTGTACTTGTACATCCGGCAACAGTTACATTCACAGAATATGTTCCGGTTGCTGCAACAGTTGCTCCTGCGATTGAAGGATTTTGTGATGACGATGAAAAACTATTTGGCCCCGTCCACGAATAAGTTGCGCCTGCAACTAAACTCGCTGTGAGATTTAAAGTGGATCCTGCACAGATCGGAGAATTACTTGATGCAGTTGGTGGAGATGGAACAGGATTTACAACAACAGTTGTTGTAGAGGTGGAACTTGTGCAACCACTTACTGTTGCAGTCACTGTATAAGTTCCTGCATTCGCGGCAGCGGCACTTGCTATTGTAGGATTCTGCAACGCTGAAGAAAAACCATTTGGTCCCGTCCACGAATAAGTTGCTCCTGCAATTAAACTCGCTGTAAGATTTATCGGAGAACCCGTACACACCGGACTATTACTTGATGCGGTTGGAGGAGACGGAGTAGTGACAGATGTTACAGTTATTGTCTGCGTTATCGCAGGACACGAATTGGTTTGATCAAGAACACTTACAGTATAAGTACCGGGACTGCTAACAGAAATAGATTGCGTGGTTTGTCCACCCGGACTCCAAGAATAAGTATAAGGCGGAGCTCCACCGGTGGGATTTGCAGTGAGTGTTACCGACCCGGGTCCAGCAGAGCAGAGAACAGGATTTGCAGGACTAATGGTCACACTCATTGTAGGAACAACATACATGCGAATCGTATCGCGTGAGGTGCCCGGGCAGGAAGTGTTCGGATTTCCACTCACCATGTAGTCGATGTAAGTGGGAACTGTAGAAGTAGGAGTGAAATTTGTTGACGCACACGCAGAAGTACAACTCAGCAAAGAATTGTATTGTCCTGTTACACCGGGATAGATAGAGGTCCAGACTATCGAAGAAGTCTGCAAACCGGTAACGGACATTGTTCCTGTGCATCCAACACGAACGGTATCATCCGGAGAACCATGCACAGTACGTGTTGCTGTAATGTGATAGATGGGAGAATCACCGCCGGGCTTACAATAAACAATGCAAATATTTGTCAGACCAACGATGCAAGCAGGAGTTCCGATCGGAACCTGTGGACCACATTCAATCTGGTAATATGCGGAGCCGGATGGAGAAGGATTCGTCACATCAAAACTCAGAAGATCCGACGCAGGATTGAGCGTAACATTAAAACGAATGCAGTTGGTACCCGTACAGCAATTCCCACTGCGAGTATGCGTGTAGGTCCAGGCCGTATCAGTAGCAGATGAAAGATTAACATTTACCGTGTAAGCGCTACAGGCAGTACATTGTCCATAACTTTTTTCAAAGCTGAAAAGAACAGCGAAAAATAAAATAAAAAGAAAGCCTTTGTGGGGAAGGTAAAATCTCTGCATGCAGCAAGGGTTGGTGGTGTTGCTTCCTTTTACGTAAAAAGATCACGAAGGTTTTTGTTTGAAGAGTTTATTAATGAACAAAAAGAGGAGAAAATGGCTGCATTGTTCCAATGCCATTAAAAAAGAAAAAGCGGTTCTCGAATTAATAAGAAACCGCTTTTCTGCTTTGTTGTACCCGGGGCCGGACTTGAACCGGCAAGGCCGTTTGACTGGCCAAAGGATTTTAAGTCCTTCGTGTTTACCAATTTCACCACCCAGGCATTGGTATTTACAATTTTAGGATTTACAATTTGATTTGAATGAAATGATAGCAACAAGAAGTCCCGACAAAAAAAAACCTCTTTTAAAAGAGGTCTTTGAGCGGAAGACCGGTCTCGAACCGGCGACCTTAACCTTGGCAAGGTTACGCTCTACCAACTGAGCTACTTCCGCAAATTTGTGATTCAATATTTCAAACAACCGGTGAACTTAATCCGAAACCTAACGCTGGATGACTTCCGCTTTCAGGGGTACAAAAGTAATGTCCTGACCCTAACTCTCAAAATTTAATTTCAGTCATTTTCCGTTCGAAAAAGTTGGAAAAATTGGTAATGATTCACACCGCTTTTTATCCTCTGAACTGCTCCTTTCTGCTTACCCTCCTTCGTTATCACTTCGGCGGGCAGGCTGCCTTCTGTTCACTTACTTCCTATCATCTTTTTAATTTCATTCAACTTCATGAGTGCCTCTACCGGTGTAAGTGTATTGATATCGACCTTCAATAATTCTTCGCGTATCTGCTCGAGGGTTGGATCATCAAGCTGAAAAAAACTCAGTTGAAAATCTTCACTGTTCTGTTTTGAATTTTCTTTCGAAAGTTCTTCGCCGCTGTGCGCTCTTTCAAGTTGAGTGAGTACCTGCTTTGCGCGTTCAACAACTTTCACCGGCATTCCTGCCATTTTCGCAACATGAATTCCGAAACTATGTTCACTTCCTCCCGGCATTAATTTTCTCAGGAAGATCACTTTGTTCCCGGTTTCTTTCACACTCACATTGAAATTGCGGATACGCGGAAAACGTTCTGCCATTTCATTCAATTCATGATAGTGCGTTGCAAAAAGTGTTTTTGCTTTCCCGTTCGCATTCTCGTGAATATATTCGGCGATCGCCCATGCAATGGAAATTCCGTCGTAAGTACTTGTGCCGCGACCGATCTCATCGAGCAGGACAAGACTACGATCGGAAAGATTATTGAGAATGCTTGCCGTTTCATTCATCTCGACCATGAAGGTGGATTCACCGGAAGAAATATTATCGGAAGCACCGACGCGTGTAAAAATTTTATCAACGAGCCCGATCTCCGCGTGCGATGCGGGCACATACGAGCCGATCTGCGCGAGAAGAACAATGAGTGCGCACTGGCGGAGCAATGCAGATTTGCCAGACATGTTCGGCCCGGTGATCATGAGAATCTGTTGCGAAGACGGATCGAGATAAATATCATTCGCAATGAAACTTTGTCCGGGCGGAAGCATCTGTTCGATAACCGGGTGACGGCCATTGCGGATATCGATAACACCATTATCATTGAGATGCGGGCGAATGTAATTGCGGTGATTGGCCAGTGTTGCAAATCCCGCCAGGCAATCGAGTTGCGCCAGGATGAATGCATTTTTCTGAATGGTGGTAATGAAAGGTGCAAGCGACTGAACAAGTTCGGCGTACAAACGTGTTTCGATCGCGAGGATCTTTTCTTCGGCGCCAAGAATTTTTTCCTCGTACGTTTTTAATTCCGGGGTGATGTACCGTTCGGCATTGACGAGTGTTTGTTTCCGGATCCACTCGGCAGGAACTTTTTCTTTATGCGCATTCGTCACTTCGAGATAATATCCGAATATATTATTGAATGCGACTTTCAGTGAAGGAATTCCCGTCCTTTCCGATTCGCGCTGCTGGATCTGCAGTAAAAAATCTTTCCCGGAAAAAGCCAGTTGTCTCAATTCATCAAGTTCTGCATTCACTCCTTTTGCTATGACGGAACCTTTATTCACAAGCACAGGCGGATCGGGATGAAGTTCTTTCAGGATTTTCTGATGAACATTTTCACAACGATCCATTTGTTCCCCGAATTTCTGCAAGTGGATATTGGTTGTATTCGAACACAACTCTTTCAATTGGGGGAGCAATTCAAGTGTAAGTCGCAGCTGCATCAGCTCCCGGGGATTTATTCTGGCTGCAGACGCTTTAGCCACGAGCCGCTCAAGATCGCCGGCCTCACGCAGGAGATCAACAATTTTTTCATGAACACCATCCTCCGTAAGTAATGCTTCCACCACGCTGAGTCTTTCATTGATCGGTTGCAGATCCTTGAGCGGGAGTGCGAGCCAGCGCTTGAGAAGGCGTGCGCCCATAGGAGAAACCGTGCGATCTATTACATCAATGAGTGTCTTTGCATTTTCATTCGCGCTGGAAAATAATTCGAGATTGCGGATCGTGAAACGATCGAGCCACACATATTTTTCTTCTTCGATGCGTGAAATGGAAGCGATGTGCTGCACACGATCGTGCTGTGTTTCGGAAAGATAGTGAAGGCAAACTCCGGCGGCAATGGTTCCGAGGCCCATTCCTTCCACACCGAATCCTTTCAACGAGGTAGTTCCGAAATGACGTAAAAGTTTTTCCGTGGTGAATTCCTCCGTAAAAACCCAGTCTTCCATTCCGAAGAAATAATTTTTTTCACCGAAAGTTTCTGTCACCTGTGCACGAATGGATTTTTTGTAAAGCACTTCGGCCGGCCGGAAATTCTGAATGAGCTTTTCTGTATAGGCGATCGTTCCCTGTGCGGCAAAAAATTCTCCGGTTGAAATGTCGAGAAAGCTTACGCCCGCACGACTGCCATCGACATGAATTGCGGCAAGAAAATTATTCGTGCGGTGATCCAGCACTTTTTCATTGAAGGAAACTCCGGGTGTTACCAGTTCGGTCACATCTCTCTTCACGATCGTCTTGGTCATTTTCGGATCTTCAAGCTGATCGCAAATGGCAACACGAAGTCCGGCTCTTACTAATCTCGGTAAATAAGTGTCGAGCGAATGATGCGGGAATCCGGCGAGCTCTACGTAAGATGCAGAACCATTGGCGCGCTTGGTGAGTACGATGCCGAGAATGGAAGAAGTTTTTATGGCATCCTCACCGAATGTTTCATAAAAATCTCCGACACGAAAAAGTAAAAGCGCATCAGGATGTTTCGCCTTGATCGCATTATACTGTTTCATCAGCGGAGTTTCTGCTGCTCCTTTTTCCGTTTTTACTTTTGACATGAAGGAATCAAAATTACCCGTTTCTCCCTCTGAGAATGACGCAAGTTTTTAACATTAGTTCTTTGCTGTTAATTACTTTTCTCACACCTGGATAGTGAAAGATGGATGTTGGAGGATGGACTTATAAATCAGTGGTGAAGTACTTTTTTTGTTTACAGTAACTCTGTCCAACTTCCATTATCATCTTCCGAATATTTGCCTTAGGATAAGAAAACTATCTTCGCGCCATGAAAATAACTATCGTCGGTTGCGGAAATATGGGACTCGTGTATGCGCGTGCGTTCCTGCGTTACAACATTGTGAGCAAAAATGAATTGCTGCTCGCTGAAAAAAATGAATTGCGCCGCGATGAATTGCGAAAATTAGATCTCGGCGAAGTAGTTGTTGCCGACGATGCGAAGATCAGCGAGAGTGAATTAATGATCATTGCCGTGAAGCCACAGGATCTTCCGGCGCTTCTTCCTTCTATTTCTCCATTGGTAAAACCGGGAATGCTGGTGCTTTCGATAATGGCGGGAATAAAAATTTCTCATCTTGAAAAAGAACTTTCACATAAAACAATTGTCCGCGCCATGCCGAATTCGCCGGTGGAAGTGGGAATGGGAATGACCGGTTTCAGTGCGCACGCGAGCGTGTCGGTCGAGCAGGTGCGTACGGTAGAAAATTTACTTTCCACTACGGGGCGGACTGTTTTTTTTGAGAAGGAAGAAATGCTGGATGCCGTGACTGCGCTCAGCGGAAGCGGGCCGGCCTATTTTTATTACGTAGTGCGTGCGATGATGGAAGCAGGAAAAGAAATGGGAATGAGTGAAGCCGTTGCTGCAACCTTGGTAAAGCAAACCATGCTCGGTTCTTTCCAGCTGATCAATAACGCGAATAAATCTTTTGATGAACTGATAAAAACTGTTGCGTCGAAAGGCGGAACTACAGAAGCGGCACTCACTGTTTTCGATAAGTGTGCGATTCATCGTTCACTCATCGACGGAATAATTGCCGCTGAAAAAAGAGCGAAGGAACTTGCCGGTTGACTGTTCAGGATTTAAGGTTCAAAGTTGAATTGTGAAAAATGCCGGGAGAAAAATCAACCGGCATTTCATTTAGAGGTTGTTTAAAATTCATTTTTTGGAATTTAAACAGCCTCTTCAATCAGATTCTTCAATCAGATTCTTCAATCAGATTCTTCAATCAGATTCTTCAATCAGATTCTTCAATCAGATTCTTCAATCAGATTCTTCAATCAGATTCTTCAATCAGATTCTTTGTAACACCATAACGGAATGGATTGATATTATAATCATCTTTTGTTTTACGATCCTGTTCGTTCCCGTTCACATTGTATTCCTGGATCATTTTGTTGCGGAAAATATTGTAGCCGAAAGTTCCGCCGACAGCGAGGTGAAATGAATTATCCTCGTCTTTGCCTGTATTGAATTCGAGAAGAAGCGGGGCATCCAGCCACGTAGTGCGTAATTTATTTTTATCAAAATCGATATTTTCATAGGTCGCAGAAACAGAATTTGAATTGGTGGAAAGAGAAATATTCTGCCGGAAAGAATAGGTATTCCATTCGAGGCCGAAGCCGGTAACAAGATTCACGTGATTTTTATAAAGATGAATATTGTACTGCATCATATTCCACGCTATGCTGTGCGAACGCGCGTAATCAAGATCCAGAAAATCATATCCGCCGGGAGTTTCAATACTTGAATTATTATTGAAATACCCGTTGACGCCGATATCCAGTCCTTCCCAGTAATGGAATCCCTGGTCAATGCCACAATTGATGCGGAGTGAGTCGTTGCAGGCCAATGCTACAGAAGAAGAAAGTGCGCTGGCCGCGAGGAGAGAAAGTAGTTTAGTTTTCATTTTGAGTTTTGAGTTTTGTGGAAATTGACCAATGGCTTTTATTTGAACATACGACGCACGGGTTAATCTGAAAGTTACAGCCCATGAAATTTATTTCTTCCGCTTATCTTTCGGGTGCAATGGAAAAAAGAAAAATCCCGAACGAAGAACTCGGGCGTAAGTCGGTGAAAGAATTCCGTGCATCGGAAAAAACGCCGGCCATCATCGTTCTTGAGAATGTGAGGAGTATGAATAATGTAGGATCAGTTTTCAGAACGGCAGATGCATTTCTTTTTGAAGCGGTTTATTTATGCGGCTACACACCGGTTCCTCCACACCGTGAAATTCACAAAACAGCTTTAGGCGCCACAGAAACTGTGACGTGGAAACATTTCAATACAATAGCTGAAGCGGTGGAGTCGATCCGTGAAATGAAC
This window contains:
- the mutS gene encoding DNA mismatch repair protein MutS, with protein sequence MSKVKTEKGAAETPLMKQYNAIKAKHPDALLLFRVGDFYETFGEDAIKTSSILGIVLTKRANGSASYVELAGFPHHSLDTYLPRLVRAGLRVAICDQLEDPKMTKTIVKRDVTELVTPGVSFNEKVLDHRTNNFLAAIHVDGSRAGVSFLDISTGEFFAAQGTIAYTEKLIQNFRPAEVLYKKSIRAQVTETFGEKNYFFGMEDWVFTEEFTTEKLLRHFGTTSLKGFGVEGMGLGTIAAGVCLHYLSETQHDRVQHIASISRIEEEKYVWLDRFTIRNLELFSSANENAKTLIDVIDRTVSPMGARLLKRWLALPLKDLQPINERLSVVEALLTEDGVHEKIVDLLREAGDLERLVAKASAARINPRELMQLRLTLELLPQLKELCSNTTNIHLQKFGEQMDRCENVHQKILKELHPDPPVLVNKGSVIAKGVNAELDELRQLAFSGKDFLLQIQQRESERTGIPSLKVAFNNIFGYYLEVTNAHKEKVPAEWIRKQTLVNAERYITPELKTYEEKILGAEEKILAIETRLYAELVQSLAPFITTIQKNAFILAQLDCLAGFATLANHRNYIRPHLNDNGVIDIRNGRHPVIEQMLPPGQSFIANDIYLDPSSQQILMITGPNMSGKSALLRQCALIVLLAQIGSYVPASHAEIGLVDKIFTRVGASDNISSGESTFMVEMNETASILNNLSDRSLVLLDEIGRGTSTYDGISIAWAIAEYIHENANGKAKTLFATHYHELNEMAERFPRIRNFNVSVKETGNKVIFLRKLMPGGSEHSFGIHVAKMAGMPVKVVERAKQVLTQLERAHSGEELSKENSKQNSEDFQLSFFQLDDPTLEQIREELLKVDINTLTPVEALMKLNEIKKMIGSK
- a CDS encoding pyrroline-5-carboxylate reductase; the encoded protein is MKITIVGCGNMGLVYARAFLRYNIVSKNELLLAEKNELRRDELRKLDLGEVVVADDAKISESELMIIAVKPQDLPALLPSISPLVKPGMLVLSIMAGIKISHLEKELSHKTIVRAMPNSPVEVGMGMTGFSAHASVSVEQVRTVENLLSTTGRTVFFEKEEMLDAVTALSGSGPAYFYYVVRAMMEAGKEMGMSEAVAATLVKQTMLGSFQLINNANKSFDELIKTVASKGGTTEAALTVFDKCAIHRSLIDGIIAAEKRAKELAG
- a CDS encoding outer membrane beta-barrel protein; the protein is MKTKLLSLLAASALSSSVALACNDSLRINCGIDQGFHYWEGLDIGVNGYFNNNSSIETPGGYDFLDLDYARSHSIAWNMMQYNIHLYKNHVNLVTGFGLEWNTYSFRQNISLSTNSNSVSATYENIDFDKNKLRTTWLDAPLLLEFNTGKDEDNSFHLAVGGTFGYNIFRNKMIQEYNVNGNEQDRKTKDDYNINPFRYGVTKNLIEESD
- a CDS encoding RNA methyltransferase; this translates as MEKRKIPNEELGRKSVKEFRASEKTPAIIVLENVRSMNNVGSVFRTADAFLFEAVYLCGYTPVPPHREIHKTALGATETVTWKHFNTIAEAVESIREMNVKIFSVEQTEQSISPEKISLTNGERIALIFGNEVEGVSEEAIGLSDGVIEIPQAGMKHSLNIAVSAGIVCWEIFKKNLKK